The following coding sequences lie in one Oncorhynchus gorbuscha isolate QuinsamMale2020 ecotype Even-year linkage group LG10, OgorEven_v1.0, whole genome shotgun sequence genomic window:
- the LOC124045224 gene encoding C-C chemokine receptor type 6-like: protein MEVHNAPQTDEYDYYDPKDYTEGYPDESGTEYICNLNLNRDMEIVIQTYVHSFICAFGLCGNALVIVTYAFYKKAKTMTDVYLLNVAVADLLFIVTLPLIIYNEQHDWSMGSVVCKALRGAYSINLYSGMLLLACISGDRYISIVQARRSFGLRSRTLIYSRLICTAIWALAIALSIPTVIYNERVEETNRLGETIAVCQAQFESNKTARLIKVLVPSLQMTMGFFLPILVMVLCYASIIWSLQRAHSTQRHKAVRVVLAVVVVFIVCHLPYNMALLYHTVALFQQRECEEEKVILTTLTTTRSVAYLHCCLNPILYAFVGVKFRNHFKKILVDLWCLGRKYIYPSGRSSRMTSDLYIPARKSTDGSNNENGSSFTM, encoded by the exons ATGGAGGTGCATAATGCGCCGCAAACAGATGAGTATGATTATTATGACCCAAAAGACTACACTGAAGGTTATCCTGATGAAAGTGGAACAGAATATATCTGTAACCTGAATCTCAACCGTGATATGGAGATAGTCATACAGACCTACGTTCATTCCTTCATCTGTGCATTCGGTCTCTGTGGCAATGCGTTGGTGATTGTCACATATGCCTTCTACAAGAAAGCCAAGACCATGACGGACGTGTACCTTCTGAACGTGGCTGTGGCAGATCTGCTGTTCATCGTGACCCTGCCACTCATCATCTACAATGAGCAGCATGACTGGAGCATGGGCTCAGTGGTCTGCAAG GCCCTACGAGGAGCCTACAGCATCAACCTGTACAGTGGCATGCTCCTGCTGGCCTGCATCAGTGGAGACCGCTACATCTCCATCGTCCAGGCCAGGCGCTCCTTCGGCCTCCGCTCCCGGACCCTGATCTACAGCCGCCTCATCTGCACAGCCATCTGGGCTCTGGCCATAGCCCTGTCTATCCCCACAGTCATCTACAACGAGCGGGTTGAGGAGACCAACCGGTTGGGAGAGACTATTGCTGTGTGCCAGGCTCAGTTTGAAAGTAACAAGACCGCCCGGCTGATAAAGGTGCTGGTACCCAGTCTGCAGATGACCATGGGGTTCTTCCTGCCCATCCTGGTCATGGTCCTCTGTTATGCCAGCATCATCTGGTCCCTCCAGAGGGCCCACAGCACCCAGAGGCACAAG GCAGTGCGTGTGGTCCTAGCTGTGGTTGTGGTCTTCATCGTGTGCCACTTGCCCTACAACATGGCCCTGCTCTACCACACAGTGGCTCTGTTCCAGCAGAGGGAGTGTGAGGAGGAGAAGGTCATCCTCACTACCCTCACCACCACCAGGAGCGTGGCCTACCTCCACTGCTGCCTCAACCCCATCCTGTACGCCTTCGTCGGGGTCAAGTTCAGGAACCACTTCAAGAAGATCCTGGTGGATCTGTGGTGCCTGGGCAGGAAGTACATCTACCCCTCGGGTCGCTCCTCAcgcatgacctctgacctctatatCCCAGCTCGCAAGTCCACTGACGGATCCAACAATGAGAATGGCTCCTCATTCACCATGTGA